The segment aatgaagaaagtcTAAAAGGCATGCGACTTTCCCGCGTTCTTTTAgagtattattaatattacattacaatagtaaaagaaaagagattattAGTGTGTTATATAATGAAAATACATGAATTGAGttaaccaaaaataattttctatttattaaacCTTCTTGTCTGTCAAGTATGTAGTGAAACATATGAAAAATACCAAGCtaaaaaggtaaaaagataaggaaaaatcTATCTAAAAACTCAGAACCACAGTTTACTTAGCATATAGTTTAATTGGTCCATCAAAgcaatttttatatagtttaatttttaactcagactatataaaaaattagattatgaaGTTTCACAAGTTTCAAGATTAACATAATATAACagatttaataataacattaaataattctctatatatatattttttaatccaatccACGACACAACACTGTAAAATACTAGTTTCTACATCCATAGCTAGCCACTTCTAAGGTTTTCGGTCTTGGTTGTGTATGGGCCGAGGCCACCAAGCTTTATCTACCTTTTTATGGGTTAGGCTTTGGAGTGGCATAGACTATTACCATCTGCTTCCTTTATACGAATCATCaaagcccagcccatttaaccGTCAATaacttaaaacccaaaaaaaaaaaaaaaaaaaaaaaacagctactGTATTTACTTATGGCGAGACTGGTGTTTGTTCGacgttttcttttgtttctgtcGTGGCTTTGCTTTCATtgattaaagaaaaggaaaggaaaggaaaggaaaattaCAGAAGCTGAAAACCTCCCAACCcattttctctcctctttctctcAACCTACTTTTTTCTGTGTGTCAAAAATCAATGGGAACAAAGGCagatcaagaagaagaagcaaggcGTCTCAAAACAATAGCAGAGACTAAATTTACCAACTCCAACCTCAAATCAGCCCTCAAGCACGCCAAGAAAGCCCACCGTCTCTCTCCAAAACTCGAAGGTCTCTCTTCAATGCTGACAGCCTTGAAGACTCTCCGTGTCGCCTCCAAGGCCCAAAATTCAGACATCACTGACTGGTACAAGATTCTCCAGGTAGAACCCTTCTCTCATATGAACACTATTAAGAAACAATACAAGAAACTAGCTTTAGTCTTACACCCTGATAAGAATCCATTTTTAGGATGCGAAGAGGCATTTAAGCTTGTTGCTGAGGGATTTAGAGTCTTGTCTGATAAGATTAGGAGGAAAGAGTATGATTTGAGGTTAAGGATACGGCTTCAGGACGAGAGGGTTAGTGATAATTCTGCTGTGGAGACCTTTTGGACTGCCTGTTCGCGGTGTAGGCTTTTGCATCAGTTTGAGAGACAGTATTTGGGGCATAATTTGGTGTGTCCTAGTTGTAAGAAGAGTTTTGAGGCTGTTGAGGTAAAAGGAGGGGATAAAAAGGATGCTGAGGTTGGAGTTTGGAGTGAGAGGCTAAGGAGGAAAGATATTGGTGGTAAGGGAATTGGGGATTTGAGTTCCGGGGAAGGGGTCAGTGTGGGGTCGAGGAGAGAATTGGATGCTGAAAGTGCAGGAGGCGTGAATTTGAAGGGGAATGAAGTAATTTCTGGAGAATGGGGCGGTGGGAAATTGAGGACCGGGGGTTTGAGGAGGAGAACGAGTACTGTTGGTGAGGTTTTGGAGAGATCAAAGAAGAGGGTGAAGTTTTCTGATGAAACGATGACATTAGCAGAAATGAAGTTGGAAGCAAAGAAAAAGGCTAGTCGAAAGAAGGTGGAATTGAAGGAGAAGCAAAAGGATTTTcgagaaaaggagaagaagaaggagaagcagAAGGTGATGGAGAAGGGGAAGGAAACATGTCCAGTCTTGAACAAGAGCACGGATTTGGAGACTGAAAAAGGTGGAGCATCAAAGAAGAGTGGGGATACGGAAATCAAGACAAGGGAAGGTGTAAAGACAGGTAGAAAAATGGAAATCATGAGGCAAGGAGCATCAAGGAAGAGTGCGAGTTTGCAAACGGAGAGGCACAAGAATTCAAGGGGGGATTTGGACAGCATGGCAGTGGAGTATTcaaatttctttgattttgataGTGATAGAGTGGAGAGGA is part of the Populus nigra chromosome 8, ddPopNigr1.1, whole genome shotgun sequence genome and harbors:
- the LOC133700594 gene encoding uncharacterized protein LOC133700594; this encodes MGTKADQEEEARRLKTIAETKFTNSNLKSALKHAKKAHRLSPKLEGLSSMLTALKTLRVASKAQNSDITDWYKILQVEPFSHMNTIKKQYKKLALVLHPDKNPFLGCEEAFKLVAEGFRVLSDKIRRKEYDLRLRIRLQDERVSDNSAVETFWTACSRCRLLHQFERQYLGHNLVCPSCKKSFEAVEVKGGDKKDAEVGVWSERLRRKDIGGKGIGDLSSGEGVSVGSRRELDAESAGGVNLKGNEVISGEWGGGKLRTGGLRRRTSTVGEVLERSKKRVKFSDETMTLAEMKLEAKKKASRKKVELKEKQKDFREKEKKKEKQKVMEKGKETCPVLNKSTDLETEKGGASKKSGDTEIKTREGVKTGRKMEIMRQGASRKSASLQTERHKNSRGDLDSMAVEYSNFFDFDSDRVERRFKKGQVWAIYDDDGMPRHYGLIDEVVSVNPFKVNLSWLDLQRYGDEVLIWEKMGLHASCGRFKVARTMLIDSVNIFSHAVECEREAREVYRIYPKKGSVWALYNEATLGAEGRNPSASDERCHDIVVLLTTYSEMHGLSMAYLEKVDGYKTVFKRREIGCHAIRLLEKDDIWLFSHQIPSRKFSGDEVADNLKDCWELDPASLPSNLLTIGGEADIE